A part of Aegilops tauschii subsp. strangulata cultivar AL8/78 chromosome 2, Aet v6.0, whole genome shotgun sequence genomic DNA contains:
- the LOC109736861 gene encoding uncharacterized protein — protein MCCYVGKATKIFLGLVTALLLAGLVLGFGLAHRTLWGGQKAEPACRWPRCQQQQQPPQQPGLYGGGDPLPVAGTTTTAPPSNPLTEPAVAVFPGVASSAAVPSATASVPNFAPPRPYPGVASSTAVPPAVPSVPNLGPPSPFPGVASSTAVPPAVTSVPNLGPPSPYPGVASSTAVPPAVTSVPNLGPPSPYPGAASSTAVPPTPHFGPPTPLPIGPGPSSHP, from the coding sequence ATGTGTTGCTACGTGGGCAAGGCCACCAAGATCTTCCTCGGCCTCGTCACGGCGCTGCTGCTCGCCGGCCTCGTCCTCGGCTTCGGCCTGGCCCACCGGACGCTCTGGGGAGGCCAGAAGGCTGAGCCAGCCTGCCGGTGGCCGCGCtgccagcagcagcagcagccgcccCAGCAGCCGGGCCTCTACGGCGGCGGCGACCCGCTCCCGGTCGCGGGCACCACCACCACCGCGCCGCCGTCCAACCCGCTCACGGAGCCGGCTGTCGCCGTGTTCCCCGGGgtcgcctcctccgccgccgtgccgtcggcgacggcgagcGTGCCGAACTTCGCGCCGCCCAGGCCCTACCCCGGGGTCGCTTCCTCCACGGCCGTGCCGCCCGCGGTGCCGAGCGTGCCGAACTTGGGGCCGCCCAGCCCATTCCCAGGGgtcgcctcctccaccgccgtgCCGCCCGCGGTGACTAGCGTGCCGAACTTGGGGCCGCCCAGCCCATACCCAGGGgtcgcctcctccaccgccgtgCCGCCCGCGGTGACTAGCGTGCCGAACTTGGGGCCGCCCAGCCCATACCCAGGGGCTGCCTCCTCCACCGCCGTGCCGCCCACGCCGCACTTCGGGCCGCCCACGCCGCTCCCCATCGGTCCCGGCCCGTCCTCGCATCCATGA